One Carassius auratus strain Wakin chromosome 4, ASM336829v1, whole genome shotgun sequence DNA segment encodes these proteins:
- the washc3 gene encoding WASH complex subunit 3 has product MDEDGLPIVGSGVDLTKVPAIQQRKIVAFLNQFIVNTVRFLNRFSTVCEEKLATVSLRIQQIETTLSILEAKLASIPGLEDVTVDGVRSSTETNGPAAAGSHATGPTLGPPVEQAQVAPQEPKADAPAENVMTVAKDPRYARYLKMVQVGVPVMAIKNKMVMEGLDPGLLDTPDAPVPDGAKKGLGDQDDDSSGSESSFSD; this is encoded by the exons ATGGACGAGGACGGATTGCCCATCGTGGGATCAGGGGTAGATCTGACAAAG GTTCCAGCTATTCAACAGCGAAAAATTGTCGCTTTCCTCAACCAGTTCATCGTTAACACCGTCAGATTCCTGAACCGGTTTTCCACAGTATGTGAGGAG aaaCTAGCAACAGTATCATTACGAATCCAACAGATTGAGACCACACTAAGCATTTTAGAAGCAAAG TTAGCTTCTATTCCTGGTTTGGAAGATGTCACTGTGGATGGAGTGAGATCATCTACAGAAACAAACGGTCCTGCTGCGGCTGGCAGTCATGCCACGGGCCCCACTTTGGGTCCCCCTGTTGAG CAAGCACAAGTGGCCCCTCAGGAGCCAAAAGCAGATGCCCCAGCAGAAAATGTAATGACTGTAGCCAAGGACCCACGATATGCCAGATACTTGAAAATGGTGCAAGTG GGTGTTCCAGTCATGGCCATTAAAAATAAGATGGTAATGGAGGGTTTGGACCCTGGTTTGCTAGA TACCCCTGATGCACCTGTTCCAGATGGAGCCAAAAAAGGATTGGGAGATCAAGATGATGACAGCTCAGGCAGCGAATCATCTTTCAGCGACTAA
- the cwf19l1 gene encoding CWF19-like protein 1, producing the protein MEEKPLRVLACGDVEGRINALFNRVNAIQKKSGQFDLLLCVGEFFGSSPEAEAEWEAYKSGAKKAPIHTYILGAASQETVKYFPNSDGCELAENITCLGRRGIFTGASGLQIAYVSGREAQHEPAPSHCFTSKDIAALAAPLLSNSKFRGVDVLLTSQWPRGVWQYGNSPETDTKFCGVSSIADLADKLKPRYHFAGLESVHYERLPYRNHVVLQENAQHVSRFIALATVNNPAKKKYLYAFNIVPMKNMDPAELIKQPQDVTENPYRKPLKDGKKEKPPPSMTGAEEEPAPQFFFDLAQNKPQHQQRHGRKRQTDGDRPNYPKQPRRPPQPTGPCWFCLASPEVEKHLVISIGTHCYMALAKGGLTPDHVLLLPIGHYQSVVDLASEVVEEMEKYKGAIKKFCKSRGQRCILFERNYRSQHLQLQVVPVSMEKCSTEDIKEAFMTQAEEQQMELMEIPAHTDLKQIAPPGTPYFYVELDTGEKLFYRIKKNFPLQFGREVLASEALLNIPMRADWRECKCTKEEEEDLAKQMRSDFEPFDFALDD; encoded by the exons ATGGAAGAAAAGCCTTTACGAGT ACTCGCATGTGGTGACGTTGAAGGACGAATAAATGCTCTGTTCAACCGAGTGAACGCCATTCAGAAGAAGAGCGGGCAGTTTGAT CTGCTGCTGTGTGTTGGTGAATTTTTTGGAAGTTCCCCTGAGGCTGAAGCAGAATGGGAAGCATACAAATCTGGTGCCAAAAAGG CACCTATTCACACATACATTCTCGGCGCAGCCAGCCAAGAGACTGTGAAGTATTTCCCAAACTCTGATGGCTGCGAGTTGGCAGAAAACATCACATGTTTGG gtcGAAGGGGTATTTTCACCGGGGCATCAGGGCTTCAGATCGCCTATGTCAGTGGCAGAGAAGCTCAACATGAACCTGCTCCCTCACACTGCTTCACCTCTAAAGACATTGCAGCCCTGGCGGCCCCGCTTCTGTCCAACTCCAAATTTCGAGGAGTGGACGTTCTCCTGACCTCGCAGTGGCCTCGAGGCGTGTGGCAGTATGGAAACAGTCCT GAAACCGATACAAAGTTTTGTGGGGTTTCGTCCATCGCAGATCTCGCTGACAAGCTGAAGCCCCGCTATCATTTTGCAGGACTGGAATCGGTTCATTATGAGAGGCTGCCTTACAG GAATCACGTGGTCCTTCAAGAGAATGCTCAGCATGTCAGCAGATTCATCGCATTGGCAACTGTCAACAATCCTGCTAAAAAgaag TATTTGTATGCGTTCAACATTGTCCCGATGAAAAACATGGACCCTGCAGAGTTAATCAAGCAGCCTCAGGATGTCACAGAAAATCCCTACAGGAAACCTTTGaaagatggaaagaaagaaaaaccaccACCATCCATGACAGGCGcagag GAGGAACCAGCACCCCAGTTCTTCTTTGATCTGGCCCAGAATAAACCACAGCACCAGCAGCGTCACGGCAGGAAGAGACAAACAGACGGAGACAGACCTAACTATCCCAAACAGCCCCGAAGACCCC CACAGCCCACTGGACCCTGTTGGTTCTGCCTTGCGAGTCCAGAAGTCGAGAAGCACTTGGTTATAAGCATCGGAACACAT TGTTACATGGCTCTTGCTAAGGGTGGTCTCACTCCCGACCATGTTCTCCTGCTGCCCATTGGACATTACCAGTCAGTGGTGGATTTGGCATCGGAGGTGGTTGAAGAGATGGAGAAATACAAGGGTGCAATCAAGAAGTTCTGTAAAAGCAGAGGCCAACGGTGCATCCTGTTTGAGAGGAACTACCGCAGCCAGCACCTCCAACTACAG GTAGTGCCGGTGTCCATGGAGAAGTGCAGTACAGAAGACATCAAGGAGGCGTTCATGACACAAGCTGAAGAGCAGCAGATGGAGCTGATGGAGATTCCAGCTCATACAGACCTTAAACAG ATCGCTCCACCGGGAACGCCCTACTTTTACGTGGAGCTGGATACGGGCGAGAAGCTGTTTTATCGCATCAAGAAAAATTTCCCTTTGCAGTTTGGCAG GGAAGTGTTAGCGAGCGAGGCGCTGTTGAACATCCCCATGCGTGCCGACTGGAGAGAGTGCAAATGTAcaaaagaggaggaagaggatctGGCCAAACAAATGCGCTCGGACTTTGAGCCCTTTGACTTCGCACTCGATGACTAA